The DNA region tgattttatggATTATCTATacaataatatgatatttacaCGTGTtaaactattagtctatttatattatagtataagtatattattttataataattaatacatactagtataatattgattttaactagaatctatataaattataaacttttttatatgagtatatatgatcaaatgtatatacaaaaagaatattatatatatatatatatgaaaagtaagtttatattaacaacttaatattaatgtttatgtttaatattaaaattttatattatatcacgtattatattaattttatgttataagattaatagacttaaataataaaattataattttatgttatataaattaaaaacttaacatataataagtaatgtaatataaaatgtttatatgatataaaacattataaatatatacactGGCCAATTTGGTTTAAActagttttcaaaatatgaaaataaaaattttatatacatctacttttacttatttttttatatactttattgatataattaattgtctattttttaatagataaaGTATTGGACCGCTTATAAATGGAATCGATTCGGTCCATCCAGTCTCATTTAACcggttttccatttttttcaccGATATTTCTGACTGCTCGTATCTCAAAAACTCAGAGTTGGGCTTGTTGGAGATCAGGTTTGAGCCTAAAAAACTGGAGGACAGACATTGTCTCAAATATTACGTGGGCCCCAAATAATGAATCAGGGAATTGATGCGTCCCTAAATCCAAGCCCAAGTATCGTAATGCTGCTGCTTGTAATCTCGAACCGGGCAATAATGGCGGCAGGAGCGGCAGCTACGTTATCCCCATTGATCCACCTCACGACCCTCCACTCCTCGTTCTCACCTTCTGCAAATTTCTCGTTCCCTCACCACGCTCTTTATCTACACCACCGCACCCCTCGCATAAAGCCCATAATCAGCATTTGTCACAGCaaggtatctctctctctctctctctctctctctctctctctctctctctctcttacacacacacacacacacacaccagtCACCCACGCTCGCACGCACTCGCTCACTGAGGCACGGACGCAAAGTTAGAACTTGGAGACAGTGTTTGGCCATAGGATGGATGATGTATGTTCTCAGTTGAACAGTTCAATCGGCGAAGAAGCGGATGAGATTGATGAAGCTTTCTTCGAAATCGATGATATGGCCGAGGAGGAGAGCGACGGGGAAGATACAGAAAGCAGCCTTGATTTGTTAATCAGGTTCTTGCAAAGCATGTTGAAAAAGGTCTCCAAGCGTGCCAAGAAGGCCTCCCGCTCCGTTTTGCCAGCCATAATACCTCCCCAGCTGGTAATTCTTTCTCCTTCCTTACCGATTGCATGAAAGAAATCAATTATGCTGGCTTGGAACTGCTGTTTGTTTTTTGGAGGATCCACTCGAAAAGAGTTTGGGTGTTGGGTCTGTTTGACGTAGGTGACATTTTAAAGGAACAAACTGATCAGTAGTGAATAATCTTCGAaaactctctctcattttccttaTGTCTGCTGGTAGTCTTTGACGCATTGATCAGAAGGTagattttgtgcataaattgaTAGATGAAGAAGAGGACTATGACATTATGACATTGATAGGTCCCATGTCAATCACTTGAGAATAAtatattgaataatattaagGATATAACTCGACTTCAGGTGGGATCTTGAAACCACACCCACTAAAGAAATTTATGATTCTAACTCATTTTATAAAACCGATTTAACAAAAGAGGATTACTCAGTTCTTATAAACATACCCAAGAGTTTGTCCACAGGCAATGTTGGATTATTCCTCGACACCCTTCCTCACATGTAGGCTATTATTTTTGTTGGTCCTTGTCACAGGATAAGTAAGCGTGGGCCCCATTCGTCCTATGGTAGGTTCTAATaccatgaagaaattcatgagactaactcatctcataaaaccgGTTCAACAAGAGATGGTTATTCATTCTTTAAAAACATGCCCAACATCTTGTCCACAAGTAATGTGTGATTATTCCTCAACACGCACATGCGATATCACGATCTCTCAAGACAGTTGTATGTATGTGTGGATCATGTTCTTTGTTGCTTATTCCTCTATCTATGAACTTAGAACTCAACATCTGCTCCCATTGCAGCGTATCAGACGTGCATTAAGCAAGAACATGAGGTGTGTCTCTAGGTTGTCCAGTGATGCTACTCTGCATCATGGATATGGGTCAAGTTTGCTATATCAACacctaatatattaaaaaacgcACTATGTGATCAAGACTTCAAGAGGGCCCTATCAAGAATGCTAATCCCAAATGAAAGCTAGAGGATGAGATGGTGGAATAAGATCCTTTGGGTATGAATGTAACTCAACAATAAATAGAAAACGAATGTCGATCCCAAATGTTCGGTAGTTGGTGCTAAATTTAGGAagagaatgatttttatttgctttaaaACTGTTGTTTCAAACCCTCAGGGGTAGCGCAATTGGTCAGGTCTTGAGTGTGCTTCCCAATGATCACCAGTTCGAGTCCCTTCAGGGCTACTGGAGGTTTATCTAGCCATTAATTTCAAGATCCCATGGAATTAGTTGAGGCAAGTGCAAGCTGGTCCAAACACctatggattaaaaaaaaaaaaaattgttgtttaaTCTCTTTTGGAAATGGATTCCAAAAAGGCAACCCCAAAGTAATTAAAAGAGGTAAAAACCCCTTCATATGAAGAAGGGTTTCCAAAGAATAGCATTAAATGGAAACACCAGGAGCCCAGGATAACATGCTATACATAAGCACATAACCTACTGTTATGTAAGTGCAGTCATTATGAATTAGAGGTGCTTTATCATCAACATCGTCATCATCTCCAGTATCTCTGCATGTTATTGTGAGTAAATTATTATGACTTTTGTCACACAATTTTTGGAGTAAAATGCGAGTTCTTTTTGACTGTCTGTGTTTCAAATATGCTAATTTCTTTTCTAACCTTGTACCGGGAATACAGGTATCTTTTGCAGTTGATGGCATTCTGCTCTTGGGTTCACTATCTATTCTGAAAGCACTTCTTGAGGTATGGTTTTGTCGTCACTGAATTTGATAAGTTAGATCCCATTAACTGTTTGATGTTCAATTTTAAGCAAACCACATGCGCATATGGATTTGAATGCCACATTTATATGTCGTGGTAATTGGATATGCTGAAACATTTTTTATCATGCAaatgagctctctctctctctctctctctctctctctcttgcactgtttgatttttttattaaattttccaaCTGTAGACTTAGCCACAGGCCCACATCACAAATACTCTTGTCGGACTGTCTTGGCATTCTGAATCAGCTGATAACCGGACACATTGTAATAGATGAGACAAGCTAACAACTGATATGATGATTGATTCAGGTGGTCTGCACCCTTGGAAGCACTGTGTTCACGGTGATCTTGCTCCTGCGTGTTATATGGGCAGTTGTTTCTTATTTCCAATCAAGTGGGAGCAGCTTTAACCACGGTGGAAGTTCCTTTGGAGCAACACAGCCTGTTACATAATTTTGACTATTTGTTGGGGAGCTCTTTACCGAATTTCCTCCAGAATATCACTCTTTCTCCTCCTTTGGTCTTCTATATAGCTACATGACTACTagattacttttcttttttgtggcTTTAAGTTGTGTAGATATAAATAGGCAATATAAATATGCTTAGGAAGTAATTCAAACTGCATACTATTTGATTTATTAACTGAACAGTCTAAATGGTTCATCTACCCTGTTGGAGATAGATGTACGCTAATGTGATGATTTCTCCACTTCCAAATATATGACATAAAATTTTGTACTCGGATTGTATCTCTGACCTTTACATGCTTTCACTTCACCCCTTTTAACTGATTTTGGGCATTTTATCAGTTCTGCTGGTAACAATGAAATGACCAAGGATGCTCTTGGCAATGGAAGAACCCTAGTGTTGGTGTCACACTCGAGCAAACACTTTGTTCAGAGATTGACTGTGGCAAGAAGAGAAGGGGAGACAGAAAGGGTAAGTCTCTGTCATTATAAAACCGATTATGTATAAACTAAATTGAAAACTAAATTCATTTTATCGTTTGAGTGCAATATATTGATTTGCAATCCATTCAACTTTAGTTTTTAGCATCCATTATCACTGTTCAAGTCTTCCTCATATtagtctcttttcttttcttcgtaGTGCTACTTTGTTGTAGGGTAGTCTTGCCTTGTTAGATTAAGCCCTTCGTAGACTTACCCCTTGTATGATCTATGTCCAATCCCTATGGCATCAGGTTGAGGTATGGATTCTCTAACTGCCTTAGATTGTTGTGCTATTCTGctgtttgttttaaaataaatgaattctcTTATCCCAACGTAAAGGGGGCGTGACtgataattaattaaacatTTACATTGGCCTCATTTAAGAGTTGAAGGTATGATTGGGGGCACGATCCTCTGAGCCTATGATTGCTGTTGGCAGGGGTGTAAACGAGCCGAGTTAAGTGATAGTGGGTGGTCAagctttatttgttttaacttTGATTAAAACATGAGTCGAACTCGTACTTTTCATCATATTAGATTTTACATCTATAAACAActcattttgaaattgtttggatagtgagatgagatgagatgagatgagatagtttctCAATCCAATCTGCCCCTTAATATTTGAGTGAGATCAAACTTGTTTACAAGTTGTCTTATTTtggtaaaataaattatttatattgtatCTTATAATTAAGTATAGGAACATaatttctctcaatctctttaaatattaaaaatatttttcattatatatatagtaataatactacaagcaataataaataaaagtttattgGCAAGCAGAGTTTGTACGACTTGTATCATATAATACTTATCATAGTTGTGCATTCACGAAGGACTCATTTAAATAGACGAATCGAGTCAAATTTGAGTTTGATTGAACCAATTTCGAGTGGCTTGTCAAGTAGCCTATTTACTTACAGCCCTAGTTGTTTATATGATTACTGCACTGTTACAGTAGTCAAGCATCCCTAAAATGGTACTTCTTTAGTTTGTTGTCacaactcatcttatttcatttaatcattacaattttttcaaattttcatacaaaataaaataaacaattcaacttttataaatttcaaaataaaaataatattaaaaaaatatattctaacaatattttattcaacttttaactttaatctcaattcattttatctcatttactAAAACAAACGAGACTATGGAAGATCAGAATGCAGCACtaaattaaatctaaaaaaaaaaaaacccaaattccTTAAAAAAGGAAGACAATGTTTCACAAGTAATTCgcaaaaccaaataaaattgACATCCATTCAAAGTAGATATATGTATGGTGCATGACTCATCTATGCATAGGTTTATTCTTTTGCGCAATATCAGTTGTAAATCggaatttaaaagagaaatatgcaagTTAAAGATAAGAAAGGCAATACCTATGCTTGCTTTCAAATATACATACATTATACAGAAAACCAGATTCATGAATATCGATCCGTATAGCCTGGGGTTGCATTTTGAGAAGGAAACACTTCAATACTGGGGTTCATTCTTGAGTTAACCGCTTCAAGCTTCATTGACAAGAACTGCAAAATCCATTAAAACTTTATAATGCTCGACTTCTGATTTTGTAAGTGAAAGAAGTTCACTTATTTTAAACAAACAGCAGTATAGCACAAAAATCTAAATCAGTTAAGAGAATTTATACCTCAACCTGATGCTGTAGGGACTGAACATAGTTGATTATCTCATCAAGGACCAGTGCCTTGCCAATAACCTGAATTTAAAAGCCTAGTTGGAACTCAAAGTAAAATATACCAATACAACTGATGTAGAAGAATATAAATCCCTCAAGTTTGACTAACTTATGAGCTTCAAGTGGAGACAGATAGATACAAGAAACTGGATCTACAACATGTATTGAATATTTAATACTAAAAAAACTCACACaagcaacaataaatattacCAGACCCATTGTAtatatctatctctctcttccatAAGGTTCTCATTTTCAGACTAAAGCTTGGGAGATTATTTTTCTGATGTGGAATGCACAGAGGAGCAAGATTCAACTGTGTCACTGATTAGGTTATTTATTGTTGAACATACAAAGAAATAAACTAAATGGGGGGTTTaaactttacaaaaaaaaaaaaaatctttgtaaCCAGAAGGTGATTAAGTTCAAGAAATGGCCATATCATACCTTG from Carya illinoinensis cultivar Pawnee chromosome 6, C.illinoinensisPawnee_v1, whole genome shotgun sequence includes:
- the LOC122314002 gene encoding protein SHORT HYPOCOTYL IN WHITE LIGHT 1-like, which encodes MNQGIDASLNPSPSIVMLLLVISNRAIMAAGAAATLSPLIHLTTLHSSFSPSANFSFPHHALYLHHRTPRIKPIISICHSKLNSSIGEEADEIDEAFFEIDDMAEEESDGEDTESSLDLLIRFLQSMLKKVSKRAKKASRSVLPAIIPPQLVSFAVDGILLLGSLSILKALLEVVCTLGSTVFTVILLLRVIWAVVSYFQSSGSSFNHGGSSFGATQPVT